In candidate division KSB1 bacterium, one DNA window encodes the following:
- a CDS encoding MATE family efflux transporter codes for MPRLNPVVSRFTLHRLLRRNRDRLSPDGRPTDKAEVSPLANLLKTSLPAVVDLASQTITWTIESIFIGRISAAAFAGFGMAIQVIVLCMTVLLTFVVGSSLIINRNLGAGERHEANHIFGQTMIIGSMIAIGLALFWFFGATQIFKLIREGGQQAEHAGVSYLRTIAVFSPFIITNFIALGVIRGIGETKFSMLINLCQNALNLVLSPLLIFGWLGLPRLEVQGAALAAGVSHTLGLMATCHLLRSRKSVLFLSWREMAQPNLTTLKRLFKAGFPTTIEQLVWAFGQLVVTSFVAVLGIPLLAAHQAFMRIQAILSMFYMGFGLGAMTLMGRNLGAERRQLAERTAEVSGWVMYAFVMVVVLLLFVFSQPILSIFTADPTVIQVGLFPLKVFALAQLPKAVNGVLMGNLRGAGDLEWLMWLSIAAVIFLEIGANIAVAFLFGWGLWGVWLVHMFDETIRFAANFWRFSRGKWQFLHL; via the coding sequence CTGTGGTGTCGCGGTTCACGCTGCACCGGCTGCTGCGTCGAAACCGGGACCGGCTTTCCCCGGACGGCCGCCCCACGGACAAAGCCGAAGTCTCGCCGCTCGCCAACCTGCTCAAAACCTCGCTGCCGGCCGTGGTGGATCTCGCCTCGCAAACCATCACCTGGACGATCGAGTCGATCTTCATCGGCCGGATCAGCGCGGCGGCCTTCGCCGGTTTTGGCATGGCGATTCAGGTCATCGTGTTGTGCATGACGGTGCTGCTCACCTTTGTGGTGGGCAGCTCCCTCATCATCAACCGCAACCTGGGCGCCGGCGAGCGCCACGAGGCCAACCACATCTTCGGCCAGACCATGATCATCGGCTCGATGATCGCCATCGGCCTGGCGTTGTTCTGGTTCTTCGGGGCGACGCAAATTTTCAAGCTGATCAGGGAGGGCGGACAGCAGGCCGAACACGCCGGCGTGAGCTACCTGCGCACCATCGCGGTTTTCTCGCCCTTCATCATCACCAACTTCATCGCCCTGGGTGTGATCCGCGGCATCGGCGAGACCAAGTTTTCCATGCTGATCAACCTCTGCCAGAACGCCCTCAATCTGGTGCTTTCCCCGCTGTTGATTTTTGGCTGGCTCGGCCTGCCGCGCCTGGAGGTGCAGGGCGCCGCGCTCGCCGCCGGCGTGTCCCACACCCTGGGCTTGATGGCCACATGCCATTTGCTGCGCAGCCGCAAAAGTGTGCTTTTTCTTTCCTGGCGTGAAATGGCGCAGCCCAACCTCACCACCCTCAAGCGGCTGTTCAAGGCGGGCTTCCCCACCACCATCGAGCAGTTGGTGTGGGCCTTCGGCCAGCTTGTGGTCACCAGTTTTGTCGCGGTGCTGGGCATTCCGCTGCTGGCGGCGCATCAGGCCTTCATGCGCATTCAGGCCATTCTGTCGATGTTCTACATGGGCTTTGGCCTGGGGGCCATGACCTTGATGGGCCGCAACCTGGGCGCAGAGCGGCGGCAACTCGCCGAGCGCACCGCCGAAGTCTCCGGCTGGGTGATGTATGCCTTTGTCATGGTCGTTGTGCTGCTGCTGTTTGTGTTCTCCCAGCCGATTTTGAGCATCTTTACCGCCGATCCCACGGTGATTCAGGTGGGGTTGTTTCCGCTGAAAGTGTTTGCCCTCGCCCAGCTCCCCAAGGCGGTCAATGGTGTGTTGATGGGCAATTTGCGCGGGGCCGGCGATCTCGAATGGCTGATGTGGCTCAGCATCGCCGCCGTGATCTTTCTCGAAATCGGCGCCAATATCGCGGTGGCCTTTTTGTTCGGGTGGGGATTGTGGGG